The following are from one region of the Melitaea cinxia chromosome 7, ilMelCinx1.1, whole genome shotgun sequence genome:
- the LOC123655351 gene encoding uncharacterized protein LOC123655351 produces the protein MDNAPYHSVQKHKPPTSANRKLEIIAWLQEKGIEANETMLKNELLRLVGLHKPSTPTYVLDDIAQEKGHNVIRLPPYHCQYNPIELIWAQVKGYAARSNTTPPFTANKMLQLLNTAVENVSAEDWKQVVTKCRKLMEEDWERDVRFDNICDQEFIINLKDCSSDFESDSEIDLGCTPLE, from the exons atggatAACGCCCCATATCACTCGGTCCAAAAGCACAAACCACCAACTTCGGCAAACAGGAAGTTAGAAATAATTGCATGGCTTCAAGAAAAAGGAATAGAGGCCAATGAAACAATGcttaaaaacgaattattgaGACTCGTTGGTCTGCACAAACCCAGCACACCAACGTATGTCTTAGATGACATAGCCCAAGAAAAGGGTCATAACGTCATAAGACTGCCTCCATATCACTGCCAGTATAATCCGATCGAGCTTATCTGGGCCCAAGTAAAAG gtTACGCTGCTAGATCTAACACAACACCACCTTTTACGGCAAATAAAATGCTGCAGTTACTAAACACTGCGGTTGAAAATGTATCTGCAGAAGATTGGAAACAGGTAGTTACCAAATGCAGAAAATTAATGGAAGAAGATTGGGAGCGGGACGTTCGATTTGATAATATTTGCGACCAAGagttcattataaatttaaaagattgcTCTAGCGATTTTGAAAGTGATTCGGAAATTGATTTGGGGTGTACTCCtttggaataa
- the LOC123655352 gene encoding cell division cycle and apoptosis regulator protein 1-like — protein sequence MQTGSGTKNPPWARSNVNTNMTGMNPQIMDPNAAMMSQQGMMPFQQTQAVFNPSMIQAQGGMAMPMAGQMPMNQMAQGQMYPGNVVAYPTPRAMNPNIYQNNTPNPAQQSSEQRVFTGTVTKTHNDFGFVDHDVFYQTSVCAKGAIPKVNDRVLVEATYNPNMPFKWNATRVQVLPKGGPNQKVNPPKSNTYNAVPPPPNKKSMLSRRDDRRDDRPSRRDDRKRSRTRSRSRSRDRRDSRNRRDSPPRKRPIIHQPSPIKYVVRVPRIPLDISKIDVPTLSQRYTNLYIPSDFFNAYVKWGETFPPQAPFSLNNPCAYHIMSREIPNPNPNDAILEPQDADYRFSAKVMLISMPTLETLYQKCGLTKVDEKDKRGSKTPLHPTRLIKFLVGQKGKGGENFAIGGPWSPSLDGENPESDPGVLVKTAIRTCKALTGVDLSNCTQWYRMVEFYYWREGSGGRSRLECVVLFLPDVWSAQPSRIEWTTVQDQYKAAGDAALRRLDGEDSEPAPAAPSVEDSSDKSQIEITDANDSTITIDENDDDDDGKPEPTHYSKIDLRTIKVDQLRQELRARNVSCKGLRAQLVSRLSKLIKAEEEKESKGDDVMEVEDDEPTTTEEKKITEEENIEIKDDKAKPTTTEEEAQVVIPDENEEKNDKKEKEDTDKNKPKDDKKDNKEKSEEKKIEKPKTEKEIEEEKKKIEKEKQTLKTKYELPTTPHIIVHPSPTAKGGKFSCNIATLSLLLDYRITDNKEHSFELFVFAELFNEMLMRDFGFYVYKTLYTLPEKVEEHREKDKSVEKSDKKEEKKPEPEKKEEKKDDKDKKDDKREVRKRDRRESPSDEERGASPRRRGRGVELPPDPYLLLSLVYFDTARGGAIARKDLQNLFVSLGLQLSRSQIRCILEKVCVRDSFSYKALIQAIKDLAAGTPEAIQDLPLDSTVTNNEVPAHITELEAAIATGNRELLPVFNRESNEAQSSSATKDVSDSGVVVYKSRVVDVGALVAGAARWAGERARLEAALGETRAALRAARAAAANTQRAERGAQAQLGDLAASLAAARARIASLTASSKIFHSALKSIQSKVEAVVNIKYEDDDVVEVVNGPSKVEKDEKEKSEDKTEDKSEEKPSEPENINEDKVESAEETPKDSKESDIIATENMDLDDK from the exons atGCAAACCGGCAGCGGAACTAAGAATCCGCCATGGGCCCGATCAAACGTGAACACGAACATGACCGGAATGAATCCGCAAATAATGGATCCGAATGCGGCAATGATGTCACAACAAGGCATGATGCCTTTTCAACAAACTCAGGCGGTGTTTAATCCAAGCATGATTCAAGCCCAGGGAGGTATGGCGATGCCGATGGCAGGACAAATGCCGATGAATCAGATGGCTCAAGGTCAAATGTATCCTGGAAATGTAGTGGCTTATCCTACACCACGTGCTATGAATCCAAACATTTATCAAAACAATACACCTAACCCGGCCCAACAATCGAGTGAACAACGTGTTTTTACCGGTACTGTAACAAAGACTCACAACGACTTTGGTTTTGTTGATCACGATGTATTTTATCAGACTTCTGTGTGCGCAAAAGGAGCAATACCGAAAGTAAATGACAGGGTACTAGTCGAAGCCACTTACAACCCCAACATGCCTTTTAAATGGAACGCGACTCGTGTTCAAGTCCTTCCTAAAGGTGGCCCTAACCAAAAAGTTAACCCGCCAAAATCGAATACATACAATGCGGTACCACCTCCGcctaataaaaaatcaatgctGTCGCGTCGTGATGACCGACGCGACGATCGACCCTCGAGGAGAGATGACAGA AAAAGATCCCGCACGAGAAGCAGGTCAAGGTCACGCGACCGCAGAGACAGTCGTAATCGCAGAGACTCACCACCTCGTAAACGACCAATCATCCATCAGCCTTCACCAATAAAATATGTTGTCCGAGTTCCCAGAATACCTCTTGATAT ctcaAAGATTGACGTTCCCACTCTCTCGCAGAGGTATACCAATCTTTATATACCATCAGACTTTTTCAATGCTTATGTAAAATGGGGTGAAACTTTCCCACCACAAGCaccattttcattaaataatccTTGTGCTTACCACATTATGAGCAGAGAAATACCAAACCCAAATCCTAATGATGCTATATTGGAACCACAAGATGCAGATTACAGATTTTCAGCAAAG gtGATGTTAATTAGCATGCCAACACTAGAAACACTATATCAAAAATGTGGATTAACTAAAGTGGACGAAAAGGACAAGAGAGGAAGTAAAACACCCTTGCATCCTACTCGTTTAATTAAATTCCTCGTTGGACAAAAGGGTAAAGGAGGAGAAAATTTTGCTATAGGTGGACCTTGGAGTCCTTCTCTTGATGGAGAGAATCCCGAATCTGATCCTGGAGTATTAGTTAAAACAGCAATTCGGACATGCAAAGCCCTAACTGGTGTTGACCTATCCAATTGTACTCAATG GTACCGAATGGTGGAGTTTTACTACTGGCGCGAGGGCAGCGGCGGAAGGTCGAGACTCGAGTGTGTGGTGTTGTTCCTGCCAGATGTGTGGTCGGCACAGCCGTCGCGTATCGAGTGGACGACGGTGCAGGACCAATATAAGGCGGCCGGCGACGCGGCACTGCGGCGACTCGACGGTGAAGACTCCGAGCCTGCGCCCGCCGCGCCCTCCGTGGAGGACTCCTCGGACAAATCCCAAATT GAGATTACCGATGCCAATGACAGTACGATAACGATAGatgaaaatgatgatgatgatgacggtAAACCTGAACCGACCCATTACTCCAAAATTGATCTTCGAACAATAAAAGTTGACCAACTCAGACAAGAACTTCGTGCCCGAAATGTTAGCTGTAAAg GCTTACGGGCACAATTGGTTTCGCGTCTATCAAAACTTATAAAAgcagaagaagaaaaagaatcTAAAGGAGACGATGTGATGGAAGTTGAGGATGATGAACCAACGACCAcagaagagaaaaaaataactgaagAAGAAAACATTGAAATTAAAGATGATAAAGCAAAACCAACTACTACAG AAGAGGAAGCCCAAGTCGTCATTCCTGATGAAAATGaggaaaaaaatgataaaaaagaaaaagaagatacagataaaaataaGCCTAAAGATGATAAAAAGGATAACAAAGAAAAGAGTGAGgagaaaaaaatagaaaaacctAAAACAGAAAAGGAAATTGAGGAAGAAaagaaaaag ATAGAGAAAGAGAAGCAAACTTTAAAGACAAAATATGAATTACCCACTACACCACACATTATTGTTCATCCATCGCCTACAGCCAAAGGtggtaaatttagttgtaatatTGCTACACTTTCACTTCTACTTGACTATCGTATAACTGATAACAAGGAACATAGTTTTGAG ttatttgtgTTTGCGGAACTGTTCAACGAGATGTTAATGCGAGATTTTGGCTTCTACGTATACAAAACTCTATATACCTTACCCGAAAAGGTTGAGGAACATAGAGAGAAGGACAAAAGTGTTGAAAAGTCAGATAAGAAGGAGGAGAAAAAACCAGAGCCTGAGAAAAAAGAAGAGAAGAAAGATGATAAGGATAAGAAAGATGATAAACGTGAAGTCCGAAAAAGAGATAGACGG GAGTCCCCCAGCGACGAGGAGCGCGGCGCGTCCccgcggcggcgcgggcgcggcgtgGAGCTGCCGCCCGACCCCTACCTGCTGCTGTCGCTCGTGTACTTCGAcacggcgcgcggcggcgccaTCGCGCGCAAGGACCTGCAGAACCTCTTCGTGAGCCTCGGCCTGCAGCTCTCGCGCTCGCAGATCCGCTGCATCCTCGAGAAGGTCTGCGTGCGCGACAGCTTCAGCTATAA AGCCCTAATTCAAGCTATTAAGGATCTAGCCGCTGGCACTCCAGAAGCAATTCAAGATTTACCACTCGACAGTACTGTAACAAACAACGAAGTACCAGCCCAT ATAACAGAGTTAGAAGCTGCGATTGCAACGGGTAATAGGGAACTCTTACCAGTGTTTAACAGAGAAAGTAATGAAGCTCAATCATCATCTGCAACTAAAGACGTTAGCGACAGTG GCGTGGTGGTGTACAAGTCGCGCGTGGTGGACGTGGGCGCGCTGgtggcgggcgcggcgcgctgGGCGGGCGAGCGGGCGCGGCTGGAGGCGGCGCTGGGCGAGACGCGCGCCGCGCTGCgggccgcgcgcgccgccgccgccaaCACGCAGCGCGCCGAGCGCGGCGCGCAGGCGCAGCTGGGCGACCTCGCCGCCTCgctcgccgccgcgcgcgcgcgcatCGCCTCGCTCACG GCGAGCTCGAAAATATTCCATTCAGCTCTGAAAAGTATACAGTCCAAGGTAGAGGCTGTCGTGAACATTAAATATGAAGATGATGACGTTGTCGAAGTCGTCAATGGCCCGTCAAA GGTTGAAAAAGATGAGAAAGAGAAATCTGAAGATAAGACTGAAGATAAGTCTGAAGAAAAACCTTCAGAACCTGAGAACATAAATGAAGATAAAGTTGAAAGTGCAGAGGAAACACCAAAAGATAGTAAAGAAAGTGATATAATCGCAACTGAAAATATGGACCTagatgataaataa